A window of the Lactuca sativa cultivar Salinas chromosome 5, Lsat_Salinas_v11, whole genome shotgun sequence genome harbors these coding sequences:
- the LOC111897909 gene encoding ABC transporter G family member 32: protein MWNSAENLSARSSSFREDGDDEEALRWAAIERLPTYNRVRKGIFKNIVGDSKEVEVNKLEVEELKVVLDRLLNSADDDWKRFFDRMRRRFDAVDLEFPKIEIRFQNLNVETYVHVGSRALPTITNFIVNMTEAFLRQLKIYKGKRRKLTILDDVSGIIRPSRMTLLLGPPSSGKTTLMLALAGRLGHHLKMSGKITYNGHGLKEFVPQRTSAYVSQQDWHVAEMTVRETLDLSARCQGVGFKYDMLMELTRREKIAGIRPDEDLDIFMKALALGGHETSLVVEYILKILGLDTCADTLVGDEMLRGISGGQKKRLTTGELLAGPSRVLLMDEISNGLDSSTTYQIIKYLRHSTRALDGTTLISLLQPAPETYNLFDDIILICEGHIVYQGPRNTALDFFSFMGFQCPQRKNVADFLQEVVSEKDQEQYWSAPDRSYSYIPVKKFAEAFRSYRVGKNLVEELSVPFDKKYNHPAALSTSRYGVKRSELLKTSFNWQLLLMQKNSFIYVFKFVQLIFVAITTMSVFFRTTLHHRTVDDGGLYLGELYFSMVILLFNGFTEVSMLVAKLPVIYKHRDLHFYPCWVYTLPSWILSIPTSLIESGIWVVVTYYVVGLDPNIVRFLKQFLLFFFLHQMSISLFRLMGSLGRNMIVANTFGSFAMLIVMALGGYVISRDSIPSWWIWGFWISPLMYAQEAASVNEFLGHSWAKRDNQSMMTLGEKLLKARSIFPQSYWYWIGLGALLGYTILFNVLFTFFLSYLNPLGRSQAIVSEEDPKDKDGKKNSESVVIQLREFLEHSGSFTGKNINQRGMVLPFQPLSMAFSNINYYVDIPLELKQEGVIEDRLQLLVNVTGAFRPGVLTALVGVSGAGKTTLMDVLAGRKTGGVIEGSIHISGYPKSQETFARISGYCEQNDIHSPCLTVVESLLFSAWLRLPSDVDIKTQKVFVEEVMELVELTPLKGALVGLPGVDGLSTEQRKRLTIAVELVANPSIVFMDEPTSGLDARSAAIVMRTVRNIVNTGRTIVCTIHQPSIDIFEAFDELLFMKRGGQLIYAGPLGPRSCKLVEYFEAIEGVRKIKAGHNPATWMLEVTSLAEEARLGIDFAQVYRQSKLFIRNRDLVERLKKPRNDSKELHFPSKYSRSYTDQFATCFWKQYLSYWRNPQYTAVRFFYTSIISLMLGTICWKFGSKRETQQDLFNAMGSMYLAVLFIGITNATAVQPVVSVERFVSYRERAAGMYSPLPFAFAQGAIEFPYVLAQAVIYSTIFYSLAAFEWSTWKFIWYMYFMYLTMLYFTFYGMMTTAMTPNHNVAAIIAAPFYMFWNLFSGFMIPHKRIPIWWRWYYWANPIAWTLYGLVVSQYGDLDNPVKLSDGVQSMPIKQLLNVVFGYKHEFLGVAVFMVFGFCFLFAVVFAFAIKSFVFQKR from the exons ATGTGGAATTCGGCGGAGAATTTATCAGCGAGATCGTCGTCATTCCGGGAAGACGGAGACGACGAGGAGGCGTTACGATGGGCGGCTATCGAGAGATTGCCAACTTATAATCGAGTTCGGAAGGGTATATTTAAGAATATCGTTGGAGATTCGAAGGAAGTTGAAGTTAATAAGCTTGAAGTGGAGGAGCTGAAGGTGGTGTTAGATCGGTTGTTGAATTCCGCCGATGACGACTGGAAGCGGTTCTTCGATCGAATGCGGCGGCGATTTGATGC GGTAGATTTGGAATTTCCAAAGATTGAAATCAGATTTCAGAACTTGAATGTAGAAACCTATGTTCATGTTGGTAGTAGAGCATTACCAACAATTACAAATTTCATTGTTAACATGACCGAG GCATTCTTAAGGCAATTGAAGATATACAAAGGGAAACGAAGAAAACTTACAATTTTGGATGATGTCAGCGGAATAATTAGACCTTCAAG AATGACCCTTCTTCTTGGTCCTCCAAGCTCTGGAAAGACAACTCTCATGTTAGCCTTGGCTGGACGCCTTGgacatcatttgaag ATGTCAGGAAAAATCACCTACAATGGGCATGGTTTAAAGGAGTTTGTTCCTCAAAGAACATCAGCTTATGTCAGTCAACAAGATTGGCATGTTGCAGAGATGACAGTTAGGGAAACACTTGACTTATCTGCACGTTGTCAAGGTGTTGGATTTAAATATG ATATGCTAATGGAACTTACAAGAAGAGAAAAGATTGCTGGAATAAGACCTGATGAAGATCTTGATATATTCATGAAG GCATTGGCTTTAGGTGGACATGAAACAAGTCTTGTTGTGGAGTACATTTTAAAG aTTCTAGGATTGGATACATGTGCGGACACATTGGTTGGAGATGAAATGCTGAGAGGGATCTCTGGGGGACAAAAGAAACGACTAACAACAGGCGAATTATTGGCGGGTCCCTCTAGAGTTCTTCTGATGGATGAAATATCAAATGGTCTTGATAGTTCAACCACATACCAAATAATCAAGTATCTCAGACATTCAACTCGTGCACTTGATGGGACCACATTGATTTCTCTTCTTCAACCTGCTCCAGAGACTTATAATTTATTTGACGATATTATCCTCATATGTGAGGGCCATATAGTTTACCAAGGCCCACGGAATACTGCTCTTGATTTCTTTTCGTTTATGGGATTTCAATGCCCACAAAGGAAGAATGTTGCAGACTTCCTTCAAGAA GTTGTTTCTGAAAAAGATCAAGAACAATATTGGTCTGCTCCTGATCGATCTTATAGCTACATACCTGTTAAAAAGTTTGCAGAAGCTTTTCGTTCATATCGAGTGGGAAAGAATTTAGTTGAAGAACTCTCTGTTCCATTTGATAAGAAATACAATCATCCAGCAGCCTTGTCGACTTCTCGTTATGGTGTCAAAAGAAGCGAACTTCTCAAGACAAGTTTTAATTGGCAGTTGTTACTCATGCAAAAAAATTCATTCATCTACGTGTTTAAATTCGTTCAG CTTATATTTGTTGCAATCACCACAATGAGTGTTTTCTTCCGGACAACTTTGCATCATAGAACGGTTGATGATGGAGGTTTATATCTTGGAGAACTTTATTTTTCTATGGTGATTCTTCTCTTCAATGGGTTCACAGAAGTGTCAATGTTAGTAGCCAAGCTTCCGGTGATCTACAAGCATAGGGatttacacttttacccttgttGGGTTTATACACTTCCTTCTTGGATTTTGAGTATCCCAACTTCACTCATAGAGTCTGGTATCTGGGTGGTGGTTACATACTATGTGGTTGGGCTTGATCCGAATATTGTCAG GTTTTTAAAGCAGTTTCTGCTTTTTTTCTTCCTTCACCAAATGTCCATTAGTCTTTTCCGTTTGATGGGATCCTTGGGGCGTAATATGATTGTGGCTAACACATTTGGATCTTTTGCAATGTTGATTGTTATGGCTCTTGGTGGATATGTGATTTCAAGAG ATAGTATACCGAGTTGGTGGATTTGGGGTTTTTGGATTTCTCCTTTGATGTATGCTCAAGAAGCAGCATCTGTGAATGAATTTCTTGGCCACTCTTGGGCTAAA AGAGATAACCAATCAATGATGACATTAGGTGAGAAGTTGTTGAAAGCACGCAGTATATTCCCTCAGAGTTATTGGTATTGGATTGGTCTTGGTGCTTTGCTTGGATACACAATTTTATTCAATGTTCTTTTCACTTTCTTCCTATCTTACCTTAATC CCTTGGGAAGGAGCCAAGCCATTGTTTCAGAAGAAGACCCCAAGGACAAAGATGGAAAGAAGAATAGTGAAAGTGTTGTCATTCAACTCAGAGAGTTTTTGGAGCATTCAGGCTCTTTCACGG GAAAGAATATAAATCAAAGAGGCATGGTTCTACCCTTTCAGCCACTTTCCATGGCATTCAGCAATATCAATTACTACGTTGATATCCCTCTG GAATTGAAGCAAGAAGGGGTTATAGAAGATCGATTGCAGTTATTGGTGAATGTCACCGGAGCATTTAGGCCAGGTGTCCTTACCGCATTGGTCGGAGTAAGTGGGGCCGGTAAGACCACACTGATGGATGTCCTTGCTGGAAGAAAAACTGGTGGAGTAATAGAGGGAAGCATCCATATTTCTGGCTACCCAAAGTCACAAGAGACTTTTGCTAGAATATCTGGTTACTGTGAACAAAACGATATTCATTCACCTTGTTTGACAGTTGTAGAATCACTTCTCTTCTCTGCTTGGCTTCGTTTACCTTCAGATGTTGACATCAAAACACAAAAG GTTTTTGTTGAGGAGGTGATGGAACTTGTTGAACTGACACCCTTAAAAGGCGCCTTAGTTGGTCTCCCTGGTGTTGATGGGTTATCAACAGAGCAAAGAAAACGTTTGACTATAGCTGTTGAGTTAGTAGCCAATCCTTCAATAGTATTCATGGATGAACCCACATCAGGACTCGATGCCAGGTCAGCAGCTATAGTCATGAGGACAGTCAGGAACATTGTTAACACCGGGCGCACAATCGTCTGCACCATACACCAACCCAGCATCGACATTTTCGAAGCATTTGACGAG CTCTTGTTTATGAAGCGTGGAGGGCAACTTATTTATGCGGGTCCACTTGGGCCTAGATCATGCAAACTTGTGGAGTATTTTGAG GCAATTGAAGGTGTCAGGAAGATTAAAGCTGGACATAATCCTGCAACATGGATGTTGGAAGTTACTTCACTAGCAGAAGAAGCTCGTTTGGGTATAGACTTTGCTCAAGTTTATCGGCAGTCCAAATTATTTAT ACGCAACAGAGATTTAGTGGAAAGGCTAAAGAAACCAAGAAACGATTCAAAAGAATTGCATTTCCCAAGCAAATACTCGCGATCATACACAGATCAATTTGCAACTTGTTTTTGGAAACAATACCTTTCTTATTGGCGAAACCCACAATACACTGCTGTTCGCTTTTTCTACACCTCCATCATCTCACTAATGCTCGGAACAATCTGTTGGAAATTTGGTTCAAAAAG GGAGACCCAACAAGATCTTTTTAACGCAATGGGATCCATGTATTTAGCTGTACTTTTCATCGGAATCACCAACGCCACCGCTGTCCAACCCGTTGTTTCTGTTGAAAGATTCGTTTCATATCGAGAGAGGGCTGCCGGAATGTATTCGCCACTACCCTTCGCTTTTGCTCAG GGTGCGATTGAGTTTCCATACGTGTTGGCACAAGCGGTAATTTACAGTACCATATTCTACTCGCTGGCTGCATTTGAATGGTCCACGTGGAAATTCATATGGTACATGTACTTTATGTACCTCACAATGCTTTACTTCACCTTTTATGGAATGATGACAACTGCTATGACACCTAATCACAATGTCGCTGCCATTATTGCTGCTCCTTTTTACATGTTCTGGAACCTCTTCAGTGGATTCATGATCCCCCATAag AGAATTCCGATATGGTGGAGATGGTATTACTGGGCGAACCCAATCGCATGGACTCTTTATGGGTTAGTTGTATCCCAATATGGTGATTTAGATAATCCTGTGAAGTTATCAGATGGAGTGCAATCTATGCCTATAAAACAGTTACTGAATGTTGTGTTTGGTTACAAACATGAGTTCCTTGGGGTTGCGGTTTTTATGGTGTTTGGCTTCTGCTTCTTGTTTGCTGTTGTCTTTGCTTTCGCTATCAAATCGTTTGTCTTCCAAAAGCGATAA